CTTTGGCTGCTGGCCCAAGGTCATTGACCTCTGTGGCAAAGTAACCTGTGTAAGGGGCACCATCCAGTTGCAACAAAGGCTTGAAACCCGTTGCCACATCTGCTCTGGCCCTGAAACTCAGGGTGTAGGTGGCCCCTTGATTGAGACCCACTCCGCCTTGCCCGACAATCACATCCCAAGGGTTGGCTCCGGGGTTGCCAATGGTGGTGCAAGCTTCCCCATTGTTGATGCTGAGGGGCGAGGTGCCACTGGTCCACCATCCAGCGTCCCCATTCGAAAAATTCCCGTTGTTGAACAGTTCCACAATGGAGGTGTCTGCGATGTTCACGCTGACATTGACGGCATCGGACATGCCTGCATTTCCAGAGCGGTCGATGGCCTGTGCCGTAAAAATGTGTTCTCCGTTGAGGGCTGCCGTGGCGTCAATCACCGCTTCATAGGGAGCAGAGGTGTCTTCTGAGACTTTTTTGCCTTTGTTGTAGAAGACCACTCTGGCCACATCGGTGGCCGTGGTGGTGGCCGTGAGCTTGATGGGCCCTTGTGCAGTGACGGCTGTGGCAGAACTTTTCAGGGCAGCATCTGGTGCCTGGGTGTCTACTGGGGGCTGAAAAAGGTTGCAAGAGGTGGTGCCCACGCCGAGGGTCAACACGGCAGTGAGCCAGAGTGCAGTTCTGGACATCTTTTTTCTCCTTGGTGGATGTTTTAACGGTAAGTATGTCCACGTTAGCAAGCCCGGGTTTATCCGTCAACAGAACAAACTCGGGACAAGGGTGTTTTTCAGACCCTTTTTGCGCTTTCTCTCAAAGACACAATTTAGAGAAAAAATTCATTCCAGACATCTGTTTTTCAATGTGTTTTGGTTCACGAAAAGGATTTCATGGCTTTCACGTGCCTCCGATCATCTTGAAAATTTTTTCAGAGGCAAAAACCAGAGGTCTGCGCTTGCTCCAAGAGCCACTTTCTGGCTGACCGATTTTTTCAGCAGAATTCACTCATTGATCAAAAAGGTATAGACAAAAGGGGTGGAAGACCTGCATCTCCCACCCCTCTGAACACCATGTTTTGAAAACTTCAGTCTTGAATGACCGTCATGTCTTTGGGCTGGGGCAAGAATTCCAGATCAGGGTGCTGCTCAAGGGCAAATTCCAGATCGAAACGGTTTCTGAACAGCATCACCGGACGGCCACGGTCGTCTTCCACGTGTTTGGCGAAACGGGCCAGAGCACCCGGTTCACCGGCCAACCAGCGCACCAGTTTGTAGCTGGAGTGCATCAAATCAATGGCCACGCCGTACTCTTCCAGCATCCTGTGCTCGAAGACCTCGAATTGCAACTGGCCCACCACGCCCAGAATGGGATCTCTGGCCCCATCGGTGGGGAAGAAAATTTGCACCACACCCTCTTCAGAGAGTTGCTCCAGACCTTTTCTGAAGGCTTTGCGCTTGCTCACGTCTTTGGGAGACACCGTTGCAAAGTGCTCTGGGGTAAACCGCGGGAAATCGGTGAGGCGAATCTTGGGATTCACACTGACCACATCGCCAATCTGGAACACACCGGGGTTCACCAGACCCACGATGTCACCGGGGTAGGCCACCTCGATGCTTTCGCGGTCCTGTGCGAACAGGGTGTGTGCTCTGGACAGGCGGATTTCGCGGCCTGTGCGGGTGTGCATCACGGCCATTCCGCGTTCAAAAGTGCCCGAGGCCACCCGCATGTAGGCGGTGCGGTCCCGGTGCTGTTTGCTCATGTTGGCTTGCAATTTGAAAATGAAGCCAGTGAACGTTTCTTCGGTGGGTTCCAGCTTGCCCAGCGTGGTTTCAATGGCATGGGGTGCAGGGGCCAGTTCCACCAGAGCGTCCAGAAAGTTTTCCACCCCGAAGTTGGTGATGGCGCTTCCCCAGAAGACCGGGGTCATCTCCCCTCTCAGGAACAGGTCCATGTCGAGGGGATCGAGCACACCCTCCACCATCTCGACCTGTTCTTGGAGCAACTGCAGGGCATCAGAGCCCAGCAGGCTTTCCAGTTGGGGATCGTAAAGGTCTGCGACCTGCACAGGGGCACGTTTTTTGCCGTGTTCGGTGCGTTCAAACAGGAAAACCCGTTTCTGTTGCAGGTCGTACACCCCTTTGAAATCTGGACCCGAGCCAATCGGCCAGGTCATGGGCACCACTTTGATTTTGAGGGTGCTTTCCACCTGCTCCAGAAGCTCGAAGAAGTCCATGGCCGGACGGTCCATCTTGTTCATGAAGGTGATGATGGGGATGTTTTTGTTGCGACACACCGCAAACAGTTTCTCGGTCTGGGCCTGCACACCACGGGCAGCGTCCAGCATCATCAGGGCACTGTCCACGGCCATCAGGGTGCGGTAGGTGTCTTCCGAGAAGTCCTGGTGTCCGGGGGTGTCCAGCAGGTTGATGTGGTAACCGTGGTAATCGAAGACCAGAGCTGAACTGGAAATGGAAATTCCACGCTGCTGCTCGATGGTCATCCAGTCGGACTGGGTTTGTTTCTGGTTTTGCTTGGCGGTGACCGAACCTGCACTCTGGATGGCGCCTCCGTAGAGCAGCAGCTTTTCGGTCATGGTGGTTTTCCCGGCGTCCGGGTGGGAGATGATCGCAAACGTGCGTCTGCGTTGAATTTCATGGGACAGGTTGGACATGTTGTGACCTCTGCAAGAAAAAACCCCGTGATTTCGGGGCGATAACACTTCATTATACCCGATTTGCGAAACGCTCAAAAATCGATGAGCATGTTCATCATTATCATGGTCTTACACAACATACTCAATACATGGGACGATCCAGCAAAATTGCAGTGCTGTCCGACATTCACGGGAATTTACAGGCATTTGAAGCCGTTTTGCAGGCCGTACAGGATGCAGACCAGATCCTGCTTTTGGGCGACAACGTCAACTGGGGGGTACAAGGACCAGAGGTTCTGAACCTCATCCAGCAACAACAACTGGTCACGGTGTATGGCAACCATGAAGTGATGCTCTTGCATCACTTGCAGGGCACTGCCCCCGAAGAACATTACACTTCTGCCAGTTTTGCTCCAGCACGTTTCTGGGCCAACCAAATGAAAGATGGGGAAAGCACCCTCTTGCAGTGGCCCCTGACCCACACCCTTCAGGTGACAGGGCTTCCAGAGGTGTTGCTCTGCCACGCCAGTCCCAGAAGTGCATTTGATGAAGTCCTTTCCATGACAGATGCTGAATTCTCTGGTGTGCTGTCCGGGCATTCTTTTGGTCTTGTGCTGGCAGGACACACGCACAGACAGCGCAAAACCAGCCTGAACCGCCAAACCTTCTGCAATGTGGGTTCTGTGGGATTCTCTGTCGAAGACGCACCCGAGCCCCATGCAGCTTATGTGGTGCTGGAAGGCCAAAAGGGCACATGGAACATCCAGTTCAAACGGACTGCTTTTGACCACTCAGTTTTTTTTGACAGCTACCACCAGAGTGGTTTCTTGTCCAGCACTGGCATCATCGGACAGATTCTGTATGTGGGGGCTTTGCTCGGGCGGTCCACCATTCGGGAATTCTGGAGATACAAACGGATGTTCAGACCAGAAGCAGACTTTGATGAGGTGATTTTGCACGATTACCTGCACCATGAACTCACCCTCAAAGAAAAGTGGACCCTCAGACACCATCCTTTTGTGCCCAGAAACGTTCAGAACATCTTGAAAAGCAAACTGCATGTGCTGCTTTGACCTTCTTCAAACAGCCGATAAGGTGAATGGCTTAGTCTTCCTGATAAACCTGCTTTCCGTGACGATGGGATGGAAATGAGAGGTCTATAATCTTACCCGTGAACAACGCCAACATTGCCATCCTTTGCCATGCCACTGCCGGTGGCTCGGGCGTGGTTGCCACCGAACTCGGGGTGGAACTGGCCCAGCGTGACCATGAAGTGCATTTTGTTTCCACAGCACAGCCTTTCCGCCTGTCTGCACTGGATTGTTGCACCAATGTTTTCTTTCATCAGGTGGGGCGCTACGAATATCCCCTGTTCGAGCAGGCCCTGACCACCATCAATACAGCAAACACCCTTTCAGAAGTGATTCAAGAACACGACATCCAGATCACCCATGCCCACTACGCGATTCCTTACGCCACCAGTGCCCTGATGGCGCAGGACATCACCCAGAGAACCCGGGTGGTCACCACCTTGCACGGCACCGATGTGACCTTGATCGGACTGGATCCGGCTTTTCGCCATTCAACGCGGCATGCCATTGTGCGTTCTGATCGGGTAACTGCAGTTTCCCAGTATCTGGCGAACCACACCAAAGACATTTTCAATGTGGATGTGCCCATTGATGTGATTTACAACTTTGTGGATGTGCACCGCTTTCAGCGCAACACGGACGCCAAGTATCGGGCAAGATTTGCCCATCCAGACGAGAAAATCATTTTGCATCTTTCGAATTTCAGGGGCATCAAACGCACCCTTGATGTGATTGAGTTGTTTGCTCGGGTCCAGACCGAAGTTCCTTCTCGCCTGCTGATGGTCGGCGATGGTCCAGACCGTTCCAGAGCTTTTGAGCTGGCCCAGAAACTCGGTGTCATTGGGCGGGTGCATTTCCTCGGGTCTTACCCGTCTGTGGAAACCATCATGGGCATTGCAGATGTGTTCCTGCTTCCTTCCAGTCAGGAATCGTTTGGCTTGGTGGCTCTGGAGGCCATGTCTTGTGGAGTTCCGGTGGTCAGCAGCAACATTGGGGGCATCCCTGAAGTCAACATTCAGGGGGAGACAGGCTTTTTGTGTGATGTGGGCGACATCGATGGCATGGCCGATGCAACATTAAATTTGCTTCAGGATGAGCAACTTCATGCTGCTTTCAGTGCAAGGGCCCGAGCTCGGGCAGTCGAGCATTTTCAGCCCCATCATATTGTTCCGCAGTATTTGAGAGTGTACGAAGGGTTGCTGAACGAATGATTTCTCATTTTTAACCATAGACATAATGAGTAGTTTATGAGTTTATCTTGGGGATCCTCAGCTTTCTTCAGGGGTTTTGACAAACTTAAGGGGGCAAAACCCCCTTTTTTGCTCTTTGAGGCTTCGAAAGCAGGCAAAAACCCGCTGAAACACCCCTTTACAATTCAAAAATGATGAGAATCTTAATTTTTCGTTTTAATGTTTTATCATGTTTCTTCTGCTGTACCACAAAGGAAAAAAATTTTGATTCGTATCAATTTTAACCATCTTCGTGAGAATAAAATGAGTAACAAAAAGACATTTTATTAGACTTTACTCACAGATTCAGCATAACTTAAGTTAGGCAAGTCTAGAATTGCTTTCGCCTTCAGCATTCAGCAGCAGTGAATCCAAGGCCCACAAAGCATCAACGGCACATCCAGTCCTCGGGAAAAGCCAGTCGCGTGTTGAATCCAACCTGAGACCACGCATCGATCGACCCAAAGCAGCACAACCTGCATCTACATCACCCACAAACAGGTGGGTAGAGGACTCATTGACTTATGGCAAAAAGCACCCTGAGATTGACCCTGATCGGAACTGCAATGCTTTGCAGCGTCCTCAACATCAGCAACTCCGCCTTTGGAGAAGCCGAGAAAAAATCTGTAAAAGTTGAAGTTCCCACCGATCCCATTTTGCCTGCAGACCAGCTGGCAGAAAAGGCTCTGGAACTCACCCAGCCTGTGGCCAAACCTGTCCAGACGGTCAAAGTGACCCAGAAAGTCCAGACTGCAAAGGCCACACCCAAAGCACAAGCAAAAGTGGTACCGGCCAACTATCGTGCAGGCAACAGCTTCGTCCTGAAAGCCACCGCCTACAACAGTTTTGTCGGGCAAACCGATGCCACCCCCAACATCACTGCCACAGGATCCCGCACCCGTTTTGGCGTGGTGGCCCTGAGC
This portion of the Deinococcus misasensis DSM 22328 genome encodes:
- a CDS encoding peptide chain release factor 3; amino-acid sequence: MSNLSHEIQRRRTFAIISHPDAGKTTMTEKLLLYGGAIQSAGSVTAKQNQKQTQSDWMTIEQQRGISISSSALVFDYHGYHINLLDTPGHQDFSEDTYRTLMAVDSALMMLDAARGVQAQTEKLFAVCRNKNIPIITFMNKMDRPAMDFFELLEQVESTLKIKVVPMTWPIGSGPDFKGVYDLQQKRVFLFERTEHGKKRAPVQVADLYDPQLESLLGSDALQLLQEQVEMVEGVLDPLDMDLFLRGEMTPVFWGSAITNFGVENFLDALVELAPAPHAIETTLGKLEPTEETFTGFIFKLQANMSKQHRDRTAYMRVASGTFERGMAVMHTRTGREIRLSRAHTLFAQDRESIEVAYPGDIVGLVNPGVFQIGDVVSVNPKIRLTDFPRFTPEHFATVSPKDVSKRKAFRKGLEQLSEEGVVQIFFPTDGARDPILGVVGQLQFEVFEHRMLEEYGVAIDLMHSSYKLVRWLAGEPGALARFAKHVEDDRGRPVMLFRNRFDLEFALEQHPDLEFLPQPKDMTVIQD
- a CDS encoding metallophosphoesterase family protein; this encodes MGRSSKIAVLSDIHGNLQAFEAVLQAVQDADQILLLGDNVNWGVQGPEVLNLIQQQQLVTVYGNHEVMLLHHLQGTAPEEHYTSASFAPARFWANQMKDGESTLLQWPLTHTLQVTGLPEVLLCHASPRSAFDEVLSMTDAEFSGVLSGHSFGLVLAGHTHRQRKTSLNRQTFCNVGSVGFSVEDAPEPHAAYVVLEGQKGTWNIQFKRTAFDHSVFFDSYHQSGFLSSTGIIGQILYVGALLGRSTIREFWRYKRMFRPEADFDEVILHDYLHHELTLKEKWTLRHHPFVPRNVQNILKSKLHVLL
- the bshA gene encoding N-acetyl-alpha-D-glucosaminyl L-malate synthase BshA, translated to MNNANIAILCHATAGGSGVVATELGVELAQRDHEVHFVSTAQPFRLSALDCCTNVFFHQVGRYEYPLFEQALTTINTANTLSEVIQEHDIQITHAHYAIPYATSALMAQDITQRTRVVTTLHGTDVTLIGLDPAFRHSTRHAIVRSDRVTAVSQYLANHTKDIFNVDVPIDVIYNFVDVHRFQRNTDAKYRARFAHPDEKIILHLSNFRGIKRTLDVIELFARVQTEVPSRLLMVGDGPDRSRAFELAQKLGVIGRVHFLGSYPSVETIMGIADVFLLPSSQESFGLVALEAMSCGVPVVSSNIGGIPEVNIQGETGFLCDVGDIDGMADATLNLLQDEQLHAAFSARARARAVEHFQPHHIVPQYLRVYEGLLNE
- a CDS encoding 3D domain-containing protein; this encodes MAKSTLRLTLIGTAMLCSVLNISNSAFGEAEKKSVKVEVPTDPILPADQLAEKALELTQPVAKPVQTVKVTQKVQTAKATPKAQAKVVPANYRAGNSFVLKATAYNSFVGQTDATPNITATGSRTRFGVVALSRDMLRKIPYGSKVKIELLGAGASYYNRMLSQTVFFVEDTMHPRKYGQVDIWMRTMSEARAWGVRQVKLTILK